In Zingiber officinale cultivar Zhangliang chromosome 3A, Zo_v1.1, whole genome shotgun sequence, the DNA window CGCTGTCGATGTAGATGAAGGTAATTACTGCAGCTCCATAGTCGCCTAATGCATTTTGTGCATTTCATGTTTTATTATTTCCTCTCCTCGATctccagttcttggaagcttccTCTCTGCTCTGAACCAATTCATCGCCGACCACTACTCCTCCAATCATTCCGTCTCTGAATATCATGTTTACGACTTCTGCAAGGTACTATCTTATAAACCGGAGAAAATGCTCCATCTTTTTTATGCGAGTCAACTCTCACTGACAAACGACTCAATCGACAGATATGGAAGTGCTCTCGAGCGGAAGGTACGCTTCATCCTGTAATATAATCTTTCTAACGCACTCATTATGATTAATGCGTCGGCTGTGTTTTAGCCAATATCCGAGTTCATGAGTTCTTCAAAACTTCTTACTTCAAACTGGGCATTCATCCCATCCCTGGTGCTCGATCTGCTCTCACTAACCTGTCCAGTTTCTGCAACTTGTTGGTCGTCACGTAAGCATTCCGAACTCTGCATCCGCAGCATCCATTATTTACTGCCTTCAACTGTTGACTCGTTTCCTTCAACAGATCTCGACAGAATGCCATCAGGGATCACACGGTTGAGTGGATAGAAAAATACTTCCCTGGCCTGTTCCGAGAGATCCACTTCGGCAACCATTTCTCTCTGCACGGAGCTTCTAGATCAAAATCCGACATTTGCAGGTGAACagacattcttcttcttcttcttcttctttaacaGTGTATCAGATTGCACCTGTATGATCTTACAGGTGTTTGGGAGCTCAGGTTCTGATTGACGACAACCCCAAGTATGCTCTCGAGTGTGCAGAGATCGGCATGAAGGTTCTGCTCTTCGATTACCAGAGCTCTTACCCTTGGTCACGGACAGGATCGGCGACTGCGCATCCGATGGTGACAGAGGTCCATGACTGGCGAGAGGTAGAAGACAAGTTGCAGGCATGGATGCTCGTTTAGAGCTGGATGTTTCTTAATTTACAGCTGTGCTTCAGATTGCGAGATGGAAGAGAAGAGATACATCATACATTCAGACTTGCAAAGTAAAAAAATGGAATTAACTCTCACTGGAAATAGATACCATTTTGCTTTTAGAAatttacaattaaaaaaaaatatggaaggTGTTGACGTGAATAAGCGAATTGAATGGGTTGTAAATGCAAATATCACGTTCACTCGCTTAACGCCACTGGAGACAAACTGGAGGGCATTCTCTTAATTATGGAAAGTACGAGGTTTTGCAAGAAAATATAAAAGACAGCTTCCGTGAGGATTGCCAAAAGGGCCGTTTCTCTctttcctccctttctctctcctGTTCTCGATCTCTCGATCGCGATCGATTAGGTTTGCTTCTCCTGATCATttccttcgattggtttttgTGGTTTGTTTATTGATATATTATGAATTGCTTATTCAGGTGGTCGATTTGATCGTAGATTTTCATTTTGGGATCGAACGCCGCCTTGAGGATGAGGGTATCGATTGAGGATCTGGATCTCTCTCCGGGATAATTTCGATCCGATATAATTGgttgatttttctggaattcCTGTCTAAGATCTTGATTGGGAGATTTGGAAGAAAGAtgaataatttgaatttgattattgGTGCTCAAGCTAACGGGGCGCCAGTTAGCGGGGGAGGACTCAGGTATCATTTTTCTTCAATTCGATTATCTTCCTCCTCGATGAAGTTGCGTCAGACCTCCTAATTTTGATTGTCAACTCTTATTGCGGTGATTCTAttatttgtattttgtatttgttagcTTTCCGTTTGTCTAGTGGATCTGCTGCCCTATTTTTTCTGGAGAGCTTTCCTGTGTTTGATGTTCGAGTAGATCTTTTATTTCTTCTAGCATTAACATTATGCATTTTTAGCTTACAGTTCAAGTCTAATTTTCATGATAGAGTTATATTCCATGGAatcattaatttaagtttttctgTTCAAGTGGATCGATGAACATGCCTGGTTATTTCCATGATGTAACATTGAATTGTTAGCTATGAACTAGActattggttgaaaatttcaCGCATTGTTGACATTATGTGGATGTAATAATGTTTCATATTACCATGAGAACTCATGTTTGTTTCTTTCACAACAGTCAAAACTTGAAGTTCAGTTATGGATATGCAAGCTCTCCAGGTAAAAGGTCTTCGATGGAGGACTTCTATGAAACAAGAATTGATTGTGTAGATGACCAAATTGTAGGCTTGTTTGGTGTATTTGATGGTAAGATTTTCTCCAGTTTCTGTCTAGTATTTCCTATTTAGTAtgtttcagtattttattttcttaaatttttaagtGGCAAAAGTTGGAAAATGTTCTCATGAATATCCTTAACATGCCTCTTTGAATAAATCTTAAATAggattttgttgttgttgttgttgttggagtTCTTATGCACTCATTATCTTGATGTCAGTTTTTTACCATAATTGTATGATGTGCAGGTCATGGTGGTGCACAAGTGGCAGAGTATGTTAAACAGAACCTTTTCAGCAACTTACTTTTGCATCCCAAGTTCATTAGTGATACCAAATCAGCTCTAGGTGATGCTAGTTTCCTTTTGTTATGTCTGGATATTTAAGTTAGAGAATCTAACcttgtaaaatttatttgaatttcttcagctGATGCATACAAACATACGGATTCGGAGTTTTTAAAATGTGAGAACAGCCTAAATCGAGAGGCTGGTTCAACTGCTTCAACTGCAGTTCTTGTTGGTGACCGGTTAGTTGTAGCTAATGTTGGAGACTCCAGAGTTGTTATATGTAGGGGAGGAGATGGTAAGACCCAGTATTTACATTCAATTAACTTGAATTAGCTAATTTAAAGTTGTATGATTCACTAAAACTTCTAAGAACTAGACCCAGAAAGCAATATGAATAAGATCAAAGAAATGTGGGTCCTGATCGaattagaaaattattatatTCTAGATTACAGACTCTTAAGCCATGACTGGAGGAACAGCTGAAGTGAATAATTGTGTGCTAGATTACAGACTCTTTGGCCATCCTTTGAAGATCTATAGATTGTTTTATATTGTTACAGCAATCTTCATTGTTTAATCATACAGTGGAGACTTCCTTGATCCTTAATAATCTCATGGTTCactttgtatatatatatttttatcaagtACCACTGAATAATGCCTTCTAAATATACTTAAATTCTCatttcatatgaattatgagCAATAAATTGTGTAGGGTTGTTCATTTGTTTTTTGGTTGAAAGATATGCGCTTATATTCTACATGTGTGTTGCAGTTTgcattttgttttcttcttcccttcctttccCCTTCATTCAAATTTGTTTATTCATTAATGGTCAAACTGATTCAAATGTTTTCATGTGAAGATACTCTGAGCCTCATGCAAAATTTAGAATCTTGTCTTTTGATACATCATGTGCAGTAAATTTTTCTAGGACTTAATTTTGGGATCACTTTTTTTCATTGAATGCTAAATTAAAATCATGGTAGAGTAGTACACAAGATTTCAAAGTTTGATTGTAAGGGAATATAAATTTTTTACTTCCCAAGTGGTTTGCTGTTAAAAGCTAGCCATCTTACCCGAAATATCTTAACATATCAAGAGATTAGTTTCAAGTGAAAGATTTGTTGATCACTTTCAGAACCATATATATTCtaaaactaatgtgctggttcaGAACAGAAACAATTTTCTTAGAATTGTTTGAAGTTTCATAAACCAACACTTTATGATATGAGCACAGGAAATAGCGAACCTATTAATTGACCTTCTTAAAATTCCCTCTCTACTAGGCCTTCTAATAAGTTCCTATTGCCCCATGTGCAGCGCTAGCTGTCTCAAGGGATCACAAGCCTGACCAAACAGATGAGAGGCAAAGGATTGAGGAGGCAGGAGGCTTTGTTATGTGGGCTGGTATTTATCGCTCCTCTAGCCTTACCTATCGTTGCATGAATATTTGTTTAACCTTGACTTTGTGACTACAGGAACATGGCGTGTTGGCGGTGTTCTTGCTGTTTCTCGTGCATTTGGTGATAGGCATTTGAAGCGATTTGTTGTTGCAGATCCTGACATCCATGTTTGACCtaacccttcttttcttctctacaatatcCAATAAACTATAATGTTTCTTTGGCAATGTGCTAATAGATTTCACTGTTGATTTTTCTGATCCCAAATAAGTACTCATTGCTTGATGCAGGAGGAGGTGGTTGATGGATCTCTCGAATTTGTGATCCTTGCAAGTGATGGATTATGGGATGTTGTTTCAAACGAGGTACTATGCATCCATGGTTTTAAAATCTGAAGTATATTTAAGTgaagaaacaaaacataaattTCATGAAGTGGATTTGTGCCTTTGTAGTTTAAGTGTATTGGTCTGATTTGAAATAAATCTAATATGTACTAACAATTTCTATCTTTATTTATGTATAAAACTAAGGGTATAGCTTATTTTATTTGTAAGTGTATATCTTATTTCCCTTTAGAAATATGCTATAGACTTGTACAAATAGTAAATCACTTGtatcttaagttttaaatttgtaTAGGTATGATTTGAACTTCGACAAGACTTGTGGCTATCAGTTAGTCTAAGTTAAGTGCAAAAATAATTACACCCATTAATAGGAAACATAAATCagtaaattaaatgataaataaatGTTGAATTAGATTTTCTTTTTTTTGCTTGAGTATAACATTAATACTTCAAACAATAAGAACCCTGATCAACTTCTAAACATAAATTGCTCCGCTTCTAATCCCTGAACTTGTAGATAAGATCTAAAGTGAATTTTTAAGAATTGATTCAATTTTATGCTTGAAAATATCAATAAATTAGAAAAGGCTAAAGGTTTGtacattaatttaattgatttgaaaaaaaatttgtatGTGCTGCATTAAAGCTCAGCTtcgttcttaattttttttttaattttagtgcCATATAAAATTATAAACATAATTGTTATTCCAAAAATGGAGTATGCTAATAACTAATGAGAGTTTTGCAAAATCATATCTAGTACTTTCATTCATTCATAAATGAGAACAAAATCCCTGCAACTCATTGAATATTTGCCTAAAAGTCCATGCTGGCCGGCAACTGAACACGCAACTCTTGC includes these proteins:
- the LOC122050285 gene encoding uncharacterized protein LOC122050285, coding for MASNNHLFSTSFHGTNLPSFATSLSCCFRRARHYPTQASDKLPSAAVRLKLANEGESSRQVASFGAPGFLQKEKLTVAVDVDEVLGSFLSALNQFIADHYSSNHSVSEYHVYDFCKIWKCSRAEANIRVHEFFKTSYFKLGIHPIPGARSALTNLSSFCNLLVVTSRQNAIRDHTVEWIEKYFPGLFREIHFGNHFSLHGASRSKSDICRCLGAQVLIDDNPKYALECAEIGMKVLLFDYQSSYPWSRTGSATAHPMVTEVHDWREVEDKLQAWMLV
- the LOC122051546 gene encoding probable protein phosphatase 2C 59, giving the protein MNNLNLIIGAQANGAPVSGGGLSQNLKFSYGYASSPGKRSSMEDFYETRIDCVDDQIVGLFGVFDGHGGAQVAEYVKQNLFSNLLLHPKFISDTKSALADAYKHTDSEFLKCENSLNREAGSTASTAVLVGDRLVVANVGDSRVVICRGGDALAVSRDHKPDQTDERQRIEEAGGFVMWAGTWRVGGVLAVSRAFGDRHLKRFVVADPDIHEEVVDGSLEFVILASDGLWDVVSNEEAVEMVKPFEAPEQAAKKLLQEAYQRGSADNITCVVVRFLAGTDESTRE